A window from Manis javanica isolate MJ-LG chromosome 10, MJ_LKY, whole genome shotgun sequence encodes these proteins:
- the CCDC78 gene encoding coiled-coil domain-containing protein 78 isoform X12 → MEGVAATRLKSGAPPQAVEKVVLPPQVLPQAEDWLLGVTEGASAWATSHETELPSDLELSEEQQLQISKELVALQTRAHQLQERHEAEVFELKSETDAGLFTGWPCERVHLLIQVLQLEHRVLELELEAHRARAIPEAGDQRPRQAPAQELGQEARGQGRSDHCRVQLQEEEKRAPEHDRALRQALETRVAALGQQLQGAREEARTVGQRLAAQALVLSACQGQLRQAEAENAQLQQQLKKLSEEYALRLQHYARAAAEHAGGTGHTATALQAFLETTLEDIRTAHHSREQQLARAARAYRKRLADLSRRHEELLVTHRCWWAPMGHLGPLRLLSMQPPCIWGPCPCPWSLSSATCRRTRQHWRHSSRSSRPRRDGMKPPSRPHPSHRAWKLHPGPRSTRSSKTFPVAPRQSWNGSGPNC, encoded by the exons ATGGAGGGCGTTGCGGCCACAAGACTCAAGTCGGGGGCCCCTCCTCAGGCCGTGGAAAAA GTGGTGTTGCCTCCCCAGGTTCTGCCACAGGCCGAGGACTGGCTGTTGGGTGTCACTGAGGGTGCTTCAGCCTGGGCCACCAGCCACGAGACAGAGCTTCCCTCAGATCTAGAGCTGAGTGAGGAACAGCAGCTGCAG ATCTCCAAGGAGCTGGTCGCACTGCAGACCAGGGCCCATCAGCTGCAGGAGCGGCACGAGGCTGAGGTCTTTGAGTTGAAGAGCGAG ACGGATGCCGGCCTGTTCACCGGGTGGCCCTGTGAACGGGTGCACCTGCTCATTCAGGTCCTGCAACTGGAGCACCGGgtgctggagctggagctggaggctCACAGAGCGCGTGCAATCCCAGAAGCAGGAGATCAGAGGCCCCGCCAGGCACCAGCACAGGAGCTTGGGCAAGAGGCCAGGGGTCAGGGACGGTCTGACCACTGCAGAGTACAG ctgcaggaagaagagaagcggGCACCGGAGCACGACAGGGCCCTGCGGCAGGCACTGGAAACACGTGT GGCAGCCCTGGGCCAGCAGCTGCAGGGAGCCCGAGAGGAGGCCAGAACAGTTGGGCAGCGACTGGCTGCACAAGCCTTG GTGCTGTCTGCCTGCCAGGGCCAGCTCCGCCAGGCCGAGGCCGAGAATGCCCAGCTGCAGCAGCAGCTCAAGAAGCTGAGTGAGGAGTATGCCCTCCGGCTGCAGCACTATGCCCGGGCCGCGGCG GAGCACGCAGGTGGTACAGGCCACACAGCCACAGCCCTGCAGGCATTTCTGGAGACCACCCTGGAGGACATCCGGACGGCGCACCACAGCCGTGAGCAACAGCTGGCCCGGGCTGCTCGCGCCTACCGCAAGCGCCTGGCAGATCTGAGCCGCAGACACGAGGAGCTGCTGGTCACCCACAG GTGCTGGTGGGCCCCCATGGGGCACTTGGGACCCCTGAGGCTACTTTCGATGCAGCCACCTTGCATCTggggcccctgcccctgcccctggtcACTGAGCTCGGCCACCTGCAGAAGGACCAGGCAACACTGGAGACACAGCTCCAGAAGCTCAAGACCCAG GAGGGACGGGATGAAGCCTCCCAGCAGGCCACATCCGAGCCACA GGGCCTGGAAGCTGCATCCTGGGCCCAGATCCACCAGAAGCTCCAAGACTTTTCCCGTGGCACCCAG GCAGAGCTGGAACGGGAGCGGGCCCAATTGCTAG
- the CCDC78 gene encoding coiled-coil domain-containing protein 78 isoform X10, whose protein sequence is MEGVAATRLKSGAPPQAVEKVVLPPQVLPQAEDWLLGVTEGASAWATSHETELPSDLELSEEQQLQISKELVALQTRAHQLQERHEAEVFELKSETDAGLFTGWPCERVHLLIQVLQLEHRVLELELEAHRARAIPEAGDQRPRQAPAQELGQEARGQGRSDHCRVQLQEEEKRAPEHDRALRQALETRVAALGQQLQGAREEARTVGQRLAAQALVLSACQGQLRQAEAENAQLQQQLKKLSEEYALRLQHYARAAAEHAGGTGHTATALQAFLETTLEDIRTAHHSREQQLARAARAYRKRLADLSRRHEELLVTHRCWWAPMGHLGPLRLLSMQPPCIWGPCPCPWSLSSATCRRTRQHWRHSSRSSRPRRDGMKPPSRPHPSHRAWKLHPGPRSTRSSKTFPVAPRYRQEIFRLRKLVGTRDPWKVAATPPGKPPHLETHSR, encoded by the exons ATGGAGGGCGTTGCGGCCACAAGACTCAAGTCGGGGGCCCCTCCTCAGGCCGTGGAAAAA GTGGTGTTGCCTCCCCAGGTTCTGCCACAGGCCGAGGACTGGCTGTTGGGTGTCACTGAGGGTGCTTCAGCCTGGGCCACCAGCCACGAGACAGAGCTTCCCTCAGATCTAGAGCTGAGTGAGGAACAGCAGCTGCAG ATCTCCAAGGAGCTGGTCGCACTGCAGACCAGGGCCCATCAGCTGCAGGAGCGGCACGAGGCTGAGGTCTTTGAGTTGAAGAGCGAG ACGGATGCCGGCCTGTTCACCGGGTGGCCCTGTGAACGGGTGCACCTGCTCATTCAGGTCCTGCAACTGGAGCACCGGgtgctggagctggagctggaggctCACAGAGCGCGTGCAATCCCAGAAGCAGGAGATCAGAGGCCCCGCCAGGCACCAGCACAGGAGCTTGGGCAAGAGGCCAGGGGTCAGGGACGGTCTGACCACTGCAGAGTACAG ctgcaggaagaagagaagcggGCACCGGAGCACGACAGGGCCCTGCGGCAGGCACTGGAAACACGTGT GGCAGCCCTGGGCCAGCAGCTGCAGGGAGCCCGAGAGGAGGCCAGAACAGTTGGGCAGCGACTGGCTGCACAAGCCTTG GTGCTGTCTGCCTGCCAGGGCCAGCTCCGCCAGGCCGAGGCCGAGAATGCCCAGCTGCAGCAGCAGCTCAAGAAGCTGAGTGAGGAGTATGCCCTCCGGCTGCAGCACTATGCCCGGGCCGCGGCG GAGCACGCAGGTGGTACAGGCCACACAGCCACAGCCCTGCAGGCATTTCTGGAGACCACCCTGGAGGACATCCGGACGGCGCACCACAGCCGTGAGCAACAGCTGGCCCGGGCTGCTCGCGCCTACCGCAAGCGCCTGGCAGATCTGAGCCGCAGACACGAGGAGCTGCTGGTCACCCACAG GTGCTGGTGGGCCCCCATGGGGCACTTGGGACCCCTGAGGCTACTTTCGATGCAGCCACCTTGCATCTggggcccctgcccctgcccctggtcACTGAGCTCGGCCACCTGCAGAAGGACCAGGCAACACTGGAGACACAGCTCCAGAAGCTCAAGACCCAG GAGGGACGGGATGAAGCCTCCCAGCAGGCCACATCCGAGCCACA GGGCCTGGAAGCTGCATCCTGGGCCCAGATCCACCAGAAGCTCCAAGACTTTTCCCGTGGCACCCAG
- the CCDC78 gene encoding coiled-coil domain-containing protein 78 isoform X4 has protein sequence MEGVAATRLKSGAPPQAVEKVVLPPQVLPQAEDWLLGVTEGASAWATSHETELPSDLELSEEQQLQISKELVALQTRAHQLQERHEAEVFELKSETDAGLFTGWPCERVHLLIQVLQLEHRVLELELEAHRARAIPEAGDQRPRQAPAQELGQEARGQGRSDHCRVQLQEEEKRAPEHDRALRQALETRVAALGQQLQGAREEARTVGQRLAAQALVLSACQGQLRQAEAENAQLQQQLKKLSEEYALRLQHYARAAAEHAGGTGHTATALQAFLETTLEDIRTAHHSREQQLARAARAYRKRLADLSRRHEELLVTHSVWQVLVGPHGALGTPEATFDAATLHLGPLPLPLVTELGHLQKDQATLETQLQKLKTQEGRDEASQQATSEPQGLEAASWAQIHQKLQDFSRGTQAELERERAQLLVRATVAEEQLSELQEYVDQHLGRYRQEIFRLRKLVGTRDPWKVAATPPGKPPHLETHSR, from the exons ATGGAGGGCGTTGCGGCCACAAGACTCAAGTCGGGGGCCCCTCCTCAGGCCGTGGAAAAA GTGGTGTTGCCTCCCCAGGTTCTGCCACAGGCCGAGGACTGGCTGTTGGGTGTCACTGAGGGTGCTTCAGCCTGGGCCACCAGCCACGAGACAGAGCTTCCCTCAGATCTAGAGCTGAGTGAGGAACAGCAGCTGCAG ATCTCCAAGGAGCTGGTCGCACTGCAGACCAGGGCCCATCAGCTGCAGGAGCGGCACGAGGCTGAGGTCTTTGAGTTGAAGAGCGAG ACGGATGCCGGCCTGTTCACCGGGTGGCCCTGTGAACGGGTGCACCTGCTCATTCAGGTCCTGCAACTGGAGCACCGGgtgctggagctggagctggaggctCACAGAGCGCGTGCAATCCCAGAAGCAGGAGATCAGAGGCCCCGCCAGGCACCAGCACAGGAGCTTGGGCAAGAGGCCAGGGGTCAGGGACGGTCTGACCACTGCAGAGTACAG ctgcaggaagaagagaagcggGCACCGGAGCACGACAGGGCCCTGCGGCAGGCACTGGAAACACGTGT GGCAGCCCTGGGCCAGCAGCTGCAGGGAGCCCGAGAGGAGGCCAGAACAGTTGGGCAGCGACTGGCTGCACAAGCCTTG GTGCTGTCTGCCTGCCAGGGCCAGCTCCGCCAGGCCGAGGCCGAGAATGCCCAGCTGCAGCAGCAGCTCAAGAAGCTGAGTGAGGAGTATGCCCTCCGGCTGCAGCACTATGCCCGGGCCGCGGCG GAGCACGCAGGTGGTACAGGCCACACAGCCACAGCCCTGCAGGCATTTCTGGAGACCACCCTGGAGGACATCCGGACGGCGCACCACAGCCGTGAGCAACAGCTGGCCCGGGCTGCTCGCGCCTACCGCAAGCGCCTGGCAGATCTGAGCCGCAGACACGAGGAGCTGCTGGTCACCCACAG TGTGTGGCAGGTGCTGGTGGGCCCCCATGGGGCACTTGGGACCCCTGAGGCTACTTTCGATGCAGCCACCTTGCATCTggggcccctgcccctgcccctggtcACTGAGCTCGGCCACCTGCAGAAGGACCAGGCAACACTGGAGACACAGCTCCAGAAGCTCAAGACCCAG GAGGGACGGGATGAAGCCTCCCAGCAGGCCACATCCGAGCCACA GGGCCTGGAAGCTGCATCCTGGGCCCAGATCCACCAGAAGCTCCAAGACTTTTCCCGTGGCACCCAG GCAGAGCTGGAACGGGAGCGGGCCCAATTGCTAGTCAGGGCCACGGTGGCTGAGGAGCAACTCTCCGAGCTACAGGAGTATGTGGACCAGCACCTGG
- the CCDC78 gene encoding coiled-coil domain-containing protein 78 isoform X6: MEGVAATRLKSGAPPQAVEKVVLPPQVLPQAEDWLLGVTEGASAWATSHETELPSDLELSEEQQLQISKELVALQTRAHQLQERHEAEVFELKSETDAGLFTGWPCERVHLLIQVLQLEHRVLELELEAHRARAIPEAGDQRPRQAPAQELGQEARGQGRSDHCRVQLQEEEKRAPEHDRALRQALETRVAALGQQLQGAREEARTVGQRLAAQALVLSACQGQLRQAEAENAQLQQQLKKLSEEYALRLQHYARAAAEHAGGTGHTATALQAFLETTLEDIRTAHHSREQQLARAARAYRKRLADLSRRHEELLVTHSVWQVLVGPHGALGTPEATFDAATLHLGPLPLPLVTELGHLQKDQATLETQLQKLKTQEGRDEASQQATSEPQGLEAASWAQIHQKLQDFSRGTQAELERERAQLLVRATVAEEQLSELQDRYRQEIFRLRKLVGTRDPWKVAATPPGKPPHLETHSR; this comes from the exons ATGGAGGGCGTTGCGGCCACAAGACTCAAGTCGGGGGCCCCTCCTCAGGCCGTGGAAAAA GTGGTGTTGCCTCCCCAGGTTCTGCCACAGGCCGAGGACTGGCTGTTGGGTGTCACTGAGGGTGCTTCAGCCTGGGCCACCAGCCACGAGACAGAGCTTCCCTCAGATCTAGAGCTGAGTGAGGAACAGCAGCTGCAG ATCTCCAAGGAGCTGGTCGCACTGCAGACCAGGGCCCATCAGCTGCAGGAGCGGCACGAGGCTGAGGTCTTTGAGTTGAAGAGCGAG ACGGATGCCGGCCTGTTCACCGGGTGGCCCTGTGAACGGGTGCACCTGCTCATTCAGGTCCTGCAACTGGAGCACCGGgtgctggagctggagctggaggctCACAGAGCGCGTGCAATCCCAGAAGCAGGAGATCAGAGGCCCCGCCAGGCACCAGCACAGGAGCTTGGGCAAGAGGCCAGGGGTCAGGGACGGTCTGACCACTGCAGAGTACAG ctgcaggaagaagagaagcggGCACCGGAGCACGACAGGGCCCTGCGGCAGGCACTGGAAACACGTGT GGCAGCCCTGGGCCAGCAGCTGCAGGGAGCCCGAGAGGAGGCCAGAACAGTTGGGCAGCGACTGGCTGCACAAGCCTTG GTGCTGTCTGCCTGCCAGGGCCAGCTCCGCCAGGCCGAGGCCGAGAATGCCCAGCTGCAGCAGCAGCTCAAGAAGCTGAGTGAGGAGTATGCCCTCCGGCTGCAGCACTATGCCCGGGCCGCGGCG GAGCACGCAGGTGGTACAGGCCACACAGCCACAGCCCTGCAGGCATTTCTGGAGACCACCCTGGAGGACATCCGGACGGCGCACCACAGCCGTGAGCAACAGCTGGCCCGGGCTGCTCGCGCCTACCGCAAGCGCCTGGCAGATCTGAGCCGCAGACACGAGGAGCTGCTGGTCACCCACAG TGTGTGGCAGGTGCTGGTGGGCCCCCATGGGGCACTTGGGACCCCTGAGGCTACTTTCGATGCAGCCACCTTGCATCTggggcccctgcccctgcccctggtcACTGAGCTCGGCCACCTGCAGAAGGACCAGGCAACACTGGAGACACAGCTCCAGAAGCTCAAGACCCAG GAGGGACGGGATGAAGCCTCCCAGCAGGCCACATCCGAGCCACA GGGCCTGGAAGCTGCATCCTGGGCCCAGATCCACCAGAAGCTCCAAGACTTTTCCCGTGGCACCCAG GCAGAGCTGGAACGGGAGCGGGCCCAATTGCTAGTCAGGGCCACGGTGGCTGAGGAGCAACTCTCCGAGCTACAGGA